The Meriones unguiculatus strain TT.TT164.6M chromosome 1, Bangor_MerUng_6.1, whole genome shotgun sequence genome has a segment encoding these proteins:
- the LOC110564075 gene encoding glyceraldehyde-3-phosphate dehydrogenase-like, whose product MATLIHDQVGIVEGLMISVHAITATLKIVWMTLLGSCEVISMSDGCRVVQNSIPESIGTAKAVGNAISKLTRIHTGMGFHVSNLSVSAVDPTCSLEKAVKYNDIKKKVQQPSKSQ is encoded by the coding sequence ATGGCCACACTCATTCATGACCAGGTTGGCATTGTGGAAGGACTCATGATCTCAGTCCATGCCATCACTGCCACCCTGAAGATTGTGTGGATGACCCTTCTGGGAAGCTGTGAGGTGATTTCTATGAGTGATGGCTGCAGGGTTGTCCAGAACAGCATACCTGAATCTATTGGCACTGCCAAGGCTGTAGGCAATGCTATCTCAAAGCTGACCAGGATACACACTGGCATGGGCTTCCATGTTTCTAACCTCAGTGTATCTGCTGTGGACCCTACATGCTCCCTGGAGAAAGCTGTCAAGTACAATGACATCAAGAAAAAAGTACAGCAGCCATCAAAGAGCCAGTAA